In Halococcus hamelinensis 100A6, the DNA window ATCGGTCCCTGCCTCGATGTCGGGGAGGGGCTCGGTCCCCAGCCAGCACGCGACCACGAGCCGACGGCGACTCGTCGCCGATTTCGACGGCACAGCGGCCCGGTAAGAGGCGTCGCTGTGCCGTCCGAGGGGCGCGTGCGGGTCGAGCGGGGTTGCACGAGCGACGCAACCGACGGAGAATCCATGCAACGAACCGACGACTCGACGCTCGAATCGAACGCGACGACCGACCGGCGCACGGGCGCTGCCCGGCGAGCCACGGCAGCCGAGCTTCCCACGAGGACGCTGGCGGTTGTGGTCGTCACGACCGGCCTAATCTGGGTGGTGGCGCTCGCGCTCACCGCTCCCGACGTGGCCGTGCTGCTCGCCGCGTTCGCGTGCCTGCTGACCCTGCCGGTCGTGCTGCCCTACGCGACCGTGCGCACGGTCACGGCAATCCTGCGGTATCGGGAGGGTCGGTGAGGGACGTGTGACACCCGGCGCTCCGCCCGCTGCCGGTCGATCGCGACTACCGCGGGTCAGCCGAACTGCCCGCGGAGGTCGTACTCGGTGCCGGTAGCCATGAAGAGCACGTCCTCTATCACCACCATCACCTCGGGGAGTTCCCGGACCACGATCCAGGTGATGGCGACCAGCGCGAGTACCGAGAGGCTCTGGGCGAGCACGCGGTCCGCGACGAAGTACGAGACCTTGTAGGGGTCGTCGGTGCCGAAGACCGTCATCACGAGGTTCGGGAAGACGTCGAACTTCTGGAGGCCGAACCCCAGCCCGATGAAGACGTTCCGGACGAGGTTCAGACCGTAGATCACGGGTATCGAGACCGCGAGCGCGCGGAGCTTGCGCGAGAGCGGGGCGTCGGCCGCCGCGATCAACCCCGCGAAGATCGCCATGCTCCCGATTCCAGTGCACGCGATCAGGATGGTGTAGGTGATGGTGTGGCCGTCGGTGACGAACCAGAAGGTGCTGTGGTAGTCGGGGTGGCCGCCGCTCGGGACCATCGTGCCCGGAACCACCGTGGGGTCGGCTCCGAGGAGCCCCATCAGGAAGGCGGTCTGGGCGGTGACGGTCTCGATCAGGAACTCCGTCAGGACCGGGATCGACTCGAACGGGAAGAAGACGACCCCCATCGCGGCGACCGCCCGCGAGAGCACGAACAGC includes these proteins:
- the artA gene encoding archaeosortase A, which codes for MIDAVLSALAWVGRFSDALAWLSVLTFVAGALLAWRDSRFARPVTVAGWVVFAAFWFSVFHHFAFVQKSIIEGVGTLVAVPASLYAGLLLARGRDSLFVLSRAVAAMGVVFFPFESIPVLTEFLIETVTAQTAFLMGLLGADPTVVPGTMVPSGGHPDYHSTFWFVTDGHTITYTILIACTGIGSMAIFAGLIAAADAPLSRKLRALAVSIPVIYGLNLVRNVFIGLGFGLQKFDVFPNLVMTVFGTDDPYKVSYFVADRVLAQSLSVLALVAITWIVVRELPEVMVVIEDVLFMATGTEYDLRGQFG